One genomic segment of Brevibacillus laterosporus LMG 15441 includes these proteins:
- a CDS encoding NAD(P)H-dependent flavin oxidoreductase, translating to MNTRITSLLNIVSPIVQGGLAHLAYAELAAAVSEAGGLGQITAMSLPSPDALRTEIQKVRSLTAKPVGVNFAIGQHDRPFEEMLDVAIEEGIAVISITGGNPEPLIRRTDGHDMKRLVLVSTVRQAQKAEAAGADAVMAVGQEGGGHLGRDDIGTLVLVPRVVDSVSIPVLASGGIGDGRGFLAALALGAEGVEMGTRFIATKECLHAHAAYKQALIQATEHDTTVIKRSLGTPARVINTKGSAYISELEKQGVGYEGLQEYISGRNNLRFIYEGDAEHGFGWAGQVVGLIQDVPSVQELFDRIMGDVNAFQANMQKIFQGKQQRCC from the coding sequence ATGAACACCAGAATTACCTCATTACTTAATATAGTATCTCCCATTGTACAAGGAGGATTAGCACATCTGGCGTATGCCGAATTAGCAGCCGCAGTTTCTGAGGCAGGAGGATTAGGGCAGATAACAGCTATGTCACTTCCTTCGCCAGACGCTTTGCGGACTGAGATTCAAAAGGTGCGCTCGTTAACAGCAAAGCCTGTTGGCGTTAACTTTGCTATTGGTCAACATGATCGGCCATTTGAAGAAATGTTGGATGTGGCTATAGAAGAAGGGATTGCCGTTATCAGTATTACGGGAGGAAACCCTGAGCCGTTAATTCGCCGAACGGATGGACATGATATGAAACGCTTGGTGCTTGTGTCAACGGTCAGACAGGCACAAAAAGCGGAAGCCGCTGGGGCTGACGCGGTGATGGCAGTTGGTCAGGAGGGAGGAGGACATTTAGGACGGGATGATATTGGAACGCTAGTACTTGTTCCGCGTGTTGTTGATTCGGTCAGTATTCCTGTACTTGCAAGTGGTGGGATTGGTGATGGGCGTGGATTTTTGGCAGCGCTTGCATTAGGAGCGGAGGGTGTGGAGATGGGGACTAGGTTTATAGCTACAAAGGAGTGTCTCCACGCACATGCTGCCTACAAGCAGGCACTTATTCAGGCGACAGAGCATGATACCACTGTTATTAAACGTTCTTTAGGTACTCCAGCGCGTGTGATAAATACAAAAGGCTCTGCGTATATTTCTGAACTAGAAAAACAAGGCGTAGGATATGAGGGCTTGCAAGAATATATTAGTGGTCGAAACAATCTTCGTTTTATTTACGAGGGGGATGCAGAGCACGGGTTTGGTTGGGCAGGGCAAGTGGTCGGCTTAATCCAGGATGTTCCTAGTGTTCAGGAATTGTTCGATCGAATAATGGGGGATGTCAATGCATTTCAAGCAAATATGCAAAAAATATTTCAAGGGAAGCAACAGCGATGTTGTTAA
- a CDS encoding TolB family protein, with protein sequence MRKKSFQRWIAVFAMATTLISSVNPVFAANYDEEKISVNGDTTATAYGMDFDGDYAVWVEESGKNYSVVLYDVDDESIAKKISSNSSKKVAPRIEGNTVVWAQEEKNGYELYAYDLKKNKERVLTNQHARVTDPEEIAFKDGVVAWKDKRDGGTNIYALEVRNDKEYRISTGGKASHPSIYDDQIVWQDERNGRAELYQNKVGSSKEFKTYWGKAKTAKPIISDDDIVYLNEASGNIEKTQVESSKSKVLTHEKGDEELFDFNGRYLVYGSGSTLYYLDTNKDDLVKINNDFNRKLPPVMSGRYVLYATGKTNNLTLKLFDTKKEKSQTLGKDENIKNMASPAASKNYVAFVKEGKRESRVMLYNVKDRKTITISPEKHEAEHPVVSDSYVVYYDNDDRALVSYDIETGESTKITTKKTDVVEGLYAIYKDHLVWVSGGKRSNTVNLTNLKKNKTSELHDSKLGVRSVAINNQAVALIDGEDDRYQDIVIYDYVDGGRIMKEEAESAKGIGLGDKFAAWSAYNSDTKSKDIFVYSFKLNRTDLLYEEEGDQENPIVSNNIIFYETEVEKGGDAVDKYVMYDRDKHRFRAPFGSDADPSEIAIGGNRLVWLDDRDDEEGLYTSVLGSSDDDDDDDDYDDDYDYFYGKD encoded by the coding sequence CTTTGATGGGGATTATGCAGTTTGGGTAGAGGAATCTGGTAAGAATTATTCCGTTGTGCTTTATGATGTAGATGACGAAAGTATAGCGAAGAAAATTTCTAGCAATAGTTCTAAGAAAGTAGCTCCACGTATTGAAGGAAACACGGTAGTGTGGGCTCAAGAAGAGAAAAATGGCTATGAATTATATGCGTACGATCTGAAAAAGAATAAAGAACGCGTTCTTACAAACCAGCATGCAAGAGTAACTGATCCTGAAGAGATTGCCTTTAAGGACGGTGTTGTAGCCTGGAAAGACAAGCGCGATGGTGGAACGAATATTTATGCACTTGAAGTAAGAAATGACAAGGAATATCGCATATCTACAGGCGGAAAAGCAAGCCATCCTTCCATTTATGACGACCAAATTGTTTGGCAGGATGAGCGTAATGGAAGAGCCGAATTGTATCAAAATAAAGTAGGTTCTTCTAAAGAATTTAAAACGTACTGGGGAAAAGCTAAAACTGCAAAACCGATCATTTCTGATGATGACATTGTTTACTTGAACGAAGCAAGCGGTAATATCGAAAAAACACAAGTAGAGAGTAGTAAAAGCAAGGTGCTCACTCATGAAAAAGGAGACGAAGAGCTGTTTGATTTTAACGGACGTTATCTGGTATATGGATCAGGTAGCACATTGTATTATTTAGATACAAACAAAGATGATTTGGTTAAAATCAACAATGATTTCAATCGTAAATTGCCTCCTGTGATGAGTGGACGTTACGTGCTTTATGCTACTGGTAAAACGAATAATTTGACATTGAAATTGTTTGATACGAAAAAAGAGAAGAGCCAAACGCTGGGTAAGGACGAAAACATAAAAAATATGGCTTCGCCGGCAGCTAGCAAAAACTATGTGGCTTTCGTGAAGGAAGGCAAAAGAGAGTCTCGCGTAATGCTGTATAATGTAAAAGATCGCAAAACGATTACGATCTCTCCAGAAAAACACGAAGCTGAGCATCCAGTGGTAAGTGATTCTTATGTCGTTTACTACGATAATGATGATCGGGCGTTGGTGTCTTACGATATCGAAACGGGAGAATCAACCAAAATTACGACGAAGAAAACTGACGTAGTAGAAGGATTGTATGCTATTTATAAAGACCATCTTGTTTGGGTGAGCGGTGGAAAGCGTTCGAATACTGTTAACCTAACGAATTTGAAAAAGAATAAAACTTCTGAGCTTCATGACTCCAAACTTGGCGTTCGCAGTGTAGCTATCAATAATCAGGCTGTGGCGTTGATTGATGGAGAGGACGATCGTTACCAAGACATTGTCATTTACGATTATGTAGATGGCGGCCGCATTATGAAAGAAGAAGCGGAAAGTGCTAAAGGAATCGGGCTTGGCGACAAATTTGCAGCTTGGTCTGCTTACAATAGCGATACAAAGAGCAAGGACATTTTCGTATATTCCTTTAAACTGAATCGTACGGATCTTCTTTATGAAGAAGAAGGCGATCAAGAGAATCCAATCGTTTCAAATAATATCATTTTCTATGAGACTGAAGTAGAAAAAGGCGGAGACGCAGTAGATAAATATGTCATGTATGACAGGGATAAACACCGTTTTAGAGCTCCATTTGGCAGTGACGCTGATCCATCTGAGATCGCAATTGGCGGTAATCGTTTAGTATGGTTGGATGACCGTGATGATGAGGAAGGTCTCTATACATCTGTACTTGGTTCCAGTGATGACGACGATGACGATGATGATTACGATGATGATTATGATTATTTTTACGGCAAAGATTAA
- a CDS encoding DUF4446 family protein encodes MQQVLLAIQSPYVLLGLCGFTVLSLVYIIVLHTKINRLRKRMNRFFVRGEGDNLEEMVNRLLVDMDAWEGKLSDQQFVVNRLSQKMATQAGSVAVHRYNAFGEMGSDLSFSLAFLDEQQNGVVITSIYGREESRTYAKPIEKGTSVYHLSEEELMVIKKAMTSSVSVL; translated from the coding sequence ATGCAGCAAGTTTTACTGGCGATTCAGTCACCGTATGTTCTTCTGGGATTATGCGGATTTACAGTGCTGAGCCTCGTGTATATTATCGTGTTACATACTAAAATCAATCGTTTACGAAAAAGAATGAATCGCTTCTTTGTTCGAGGCGAGGGGGACAACCTCGAAGAAATGGTAAATCGCTTGCTTGTAGATATGGATGCATGGGAAGGAAAGCTCAGTGATCAGCAATTTGTAGTGAATCGATTGTCCCAAAAAATGGCGACACAAGCGGGGAGTGTTGCGGTGCATCGGTACAATGCCTTTGGAGAAATGGGAAGTGATTTAAGTTTTTCCTTGGCATTTTTGGATGAACAACAAAACGGGGTAGTGATTACCAGTATTTATGGTCGAGAAGAATCACGGACGTATGCGAAGCCGATTGAAAAAGGAACTTCTGTTTACCATTTATCAGAAGAAGAGCTGATGGTAATTAAAAAAGCGATGACTTCTTCCGTGTCCGTTCTATAA
- a CDS encoding YktB family protein, whose protein sequence is MTTFSGFHSEDFEVFSIEGLDERMEGIKDRIRPKLTFLGEHFAPHLGLALGDEMFYHVAKHARRTVNPPKDTWVAWANDKRGYKKHPHFQIGLWGTHLFVWYALIYESPFKQEIGHNMEKHLKKIMSLVPGHFHWSPDHMQPHSTSQNELGEEGLLQLIQRLQTVKKAEILCGITINKDDPILRDGDLLIARLEETFQVLTRLYMLNRHE, encoded by the coding sequence ATGACTACTTTTTCTGGCTTTCATTCTGAGGATTTTGAGGTATTTTCCATTGAAGGATTAGACGAAAGAATGGAAGGAATCAAAGATCGAATTCGGCCTAAATTAACCTTTCTGGGAGAACATTTTGCTCCTCATCTTGGACTAGCACTAGGAGATGAAATGTTTTATCATGTCGCTAAGCATGCGCGGCGTACAGTTAATCCACCTAAGGATACATGGGTAGCTTGGGCAAATGACAAGCGCGGATACAAAAAACATCCTCATTTCCAAATTGGATTGTGGGGCACTCATCTGTTTGTTTGGTATGCCCTTATTTATGAGTCTCCGTTTAAACAGGAAATCGGGCATAACATGGAAAAGCATTTGAAAAAAATCATGTCCCTTGTGCCAGGACACTTTCATTGGTCACCGGATCATATGCAACCACATAGCACTTCACAAAATGAGTTAGGTGAGGAAGGACTATTACAGCTTATTCAGCGCCTACAGACGGTAAAAAAAGCTGAAATTCTTTGTGGGATCACAATTAATAAGGATGACCCTATTCTAAGAGATGGTGACTTGCTAATAGCTCGCCTAGAGGAAACATTCCAAGTCCTTACTCGTTTGTACATGTTAAATCGCCATGAATAG
- a CDS encoding aminotransferase class I/II-fold pyridoxal phosphate-dependent enzyme → MKQDETPLFSGLVAHKERNPIQFHIPGHKKGTGMNPTFREFIGENALSIDLINIAPLDDLHHPKAMIKEAQDLAAEAFGADHTFFSVQGTSGAIMAMIMATCNPGDKIILPRNVHKSVTAAIIFAGAIPVFIHPIMDEQLGIAHGITPKAVRKALTVHPDAAALLVINPTYFGIAGDLQQIVEIAHEYNIPVLVDEAHGVHIHFHDDMPLSAMQAGADMAATSVHKLGGSLTQSSILNVREGLVDVDRVKTILSMLTTTSTSYILLASLDMARQHLAIHGKQMIENSIRLANTARDAINKIPRLRCVGKEILGMPAEYAMDPTKLLIHVRSLGITGWEVENWLREKYNIEVEMSDLYNILCFVTAGDTEETIGTLVAALQHLAVEFAHAQPSDLIEISLPEIPVISLSPRDAFYAETEIVPLEHAEGRIITEFIMVYPPGIPILFPGEVITADNIHYIKENLRVGLPVQGPEDETIQTIKVVKRQAAIHE, encoded by the coding sequence ATGAAACAGGATGAAACCCCCTTATTTAGCGGATTGGTGGCACATAAAGAGAGGAATCCCATTCAATTTCATATCCCAGGCCACAAAAAAGGAACGGGAATGAATCCTACGTTCCGAGAATTCATTGGAGAGAACGCGTTATCGATTGATTTAATCAATATCGCCCCACTAGATGACTTGCACCATCCTAAAGCAATGATCAAAGAGGCACAGGATTTGGCTGCAGAAGCCTTTGGTGCGGATCATACCTTTTTCTCTGTACAAGGGACAAGCGGTGCGATCATGGCCATGATCATGGCGACTTGCAATCCTGGGGACAAAATTATTTTGCCCCGAAATGTGCATAAATCTGTAACGGCTGCCATTATTTTTGCTGGTGCCATTCCAGTCTTTATCCATCCAATCATGGATGAACAGCTAGGAATTGCTCATGGTATTACGCCAAAAGCGGTGCGAAAAGCACTAACTGTACACCCTGATGCGGCTGCTCTATTAGTCATCAATCCAACTTACTTTGGCATCGCAGGAGATTTACAACAAATCGTAGAAATAGCCCATGAGTATAACATCCCTGTTTTGGTAGACGAAGCTCATGGCGTCCATATACATTTTCATGATGATATGCCATTATCTGCCATGCAGGCAGGCGCAGATATGGCTGCTACCAGCGTTCACAAGCTGGGTGGCTCTCTTACCCAAAGCTCAATTTTAAACGTAAGAGAAGGGCTTGTAGACGTTGACAGAGTGAAAACCATTCTGAGCATGCTAACAACCACTTCTACTTCTTACATTCTACTGGCTTCTCTAGATATGGCTAGACAGCACTTGGCTATACATGGAAAGCAAATGATCGAAAACTCCATTCGTCTAGCTAACACTGCTAGAGATGCGATTAACAAAATTCCTCGACTACGTTGTGTAGGAAAGGAAATACTCGGTATGCCAGCCGAATACGCAATGGACCCGACTAAATTGCTCATTCATGTGCGCAGTCTCGGTATTACTGGTTGGGAAGTCGAGAATTGGTTGCGCGAAAAATATAATATTGAGGTTGAGATGAGTGACCTCTATAACATTCTTTGCTTTGTAACCGCTGGGGATACAGAAGAAACGATCGGTACACTAGTGGCTGCCCTACAGCATTTAGCTGTTGAATTTGCTCATGCACAGCCAAGTGATTTAATTGAAATTTCACTTCCTGAAATTCCAGTTATCTCTCTATCTCCTCGTGATGCTTTTTATGCAGAAACGGAAATTGTACCTCTGGAACACGCGGAAGGCCGTATTATTACGGAATTTATCATGGTGTATCCTCCTGGAATTCCAATTTTATTCCCAGGCGAGGTTATTACAGCAGATAACATTCATTACATCAAAGAAAACCTCCGTGTAGGTTTACCTGTTCAAGGTCCTGAGGATGAAACCATTCAAACCATCAAGGTTGTAAAACGCCAAGCGGCCATACATGAATAA